In the Populus nigra chromosome 2, ddPopNigr1.1, whole genome shotgun sequence genome, agaaacacgCCACTGTGAGAAGGATACCATTACCATGAATTGTTGCCATCGTTGTTAGCATTACCAGTGCAGTTCTCATCACTAGAAGCCTTTGGATCCAATGCTCCCACCTAAATTTTCCATAACCAGAATACAGTACAAAGATCAACCAATCAAGTACTCCATGAGTAAAGCATCTTGTAAAATTGGAAAGATATAATCTACTTTCGAAGGCACTAATTGAGAAATCAAGATATGGTCCAGTTTTattcggaaaaaaaaaagagatacaTAATAAATAGTTTTAAGGATCTCACAACCCTAGTCTTTCTGTGCAAGATTTTTCTTTACAGAATAGATAAAAATACATACCTGCTGGTCATTATGACTAAACCCCATGTGAGTATTGTTGGTTGTGGTAGTATTAGCATTTAGAGGCTGAGATATCTGAGAAGATTGTGAAGGGGCCAAGAAGCTCAAGACCTGGTTTTCTTCAAATTGAACAAAACCCATCTCATGGATTGCTTGTGGTGTTGAGAAAGAGACATGTAGCTCGTAATTTGGAACATCTCTTTCTCCATGATCCATTCTGATCAAAAAGCTTCTCTGTCCTTCttgtgcttcttcttcttcttcttgttggcTTATTTGGTGCATAAGTGTCGAGCGCAAGCTGTTGGTCTTGCTGCTTTTGTGTTTCACACCATGTACTAGTCCGGTCAACAAGTAAAGGCCGAAAGGAATGTTTCCTGGTAATTATTCCTTTCCATCTTCTTTAAGGATGTCTATAGTGTCTACAGAAGTAAAAGACTTGAACAGTCACTGCTTATCTCCctcgcgcgcgcacacacaagCAACAGTACGAACCAATAATTAAGGGAATATTTGGGTTGTCTACCATATAATAATATTAGGTTTTCTTTAGGCCAATGGATGAATTGGGTAAATAACAGTGAGGATTAATCTTTCTTACCCCCGCGTAAGGGGGGATaggattatatataataagtaAACTATACTCTACCATTAAAACTATAGCTCAACACCAATGAATTAGaatgaatttaaataataaaataatgatatttatgtttaaatgatataaatatcattaattcATGGTTTAAATTCAAGTACGAATCAAGaacaaattcatatattttttaatatataaatttcaaaataaataacttaatctaaaacttaatacaaaaaaaattaattatcgaTATGAAGAAGCCCGTCCGATGATACTCCTAATCATTAATTAAAGTATACAAATGTGAAGCACATGTGATGGTGTGTATGCATTTTGTTTACCAACACTAGCTATAAAAATTCGTGGTAATAATGTTTTTGACTGactattaatttaatacatGTTTGTCACAAATTTAGTGATATATTGCCTGTGTAATGGTTAGGTTAGAATCTTGAAGATAACCTGTTAATCATGAAACTGATCGAACAAGTTTGAAAAGGTAATTAGCAATTAATATGGATTGAATGTGGACTAATTGGTTAGGATATACACATATATAACTTGTATGTAAAAATCTATGCGATTATGACAAAGAAGAATGTAAATATTTTTGCTTAACAAACACGTTTTTTGGTGCCACACGTTCATGTTGGAAATTAAGAACTTGTTTATTTGCTAGGAATTCTTTAATGCCATCTTAACACGCAATCCAAACTAAATCCCGCATTCCAAAGATGACGTCTGATGTTGATGCATAGGTAGTGATGTGGTGAAAATGTTGTCTGCACCCTCCACTTTGAGCAAGAAATGAGAGGAGAGGATAGGGCAGAGCGTACTTTTTGTCAAATATTGCAAATTGACGAAATTAGAGGAGAAGGGAGCCTCTTGGTTACCTTATACAAGATCATTAGTGTATGTGAAGGCccttattttaagtaaaaattttgttttgggggTTAGATATAATTAAGAAACAGAAAATGGCTTCACTATTAGAAACCAAAAGGGCGGATTCCCATTATACCAAGGGTTAGCTTGACCCCCGATGCGAGTAGTCCTAATCAATGGAggaatattaatttttagtatCTGAAAAGGGCTCACATGTATTCtacactgtttttttttgtatgtatgtatatatatatatatatatatatatatatatatatatccaattcTTGTTAAATTAAATGCAAGTGATCTtcgtgataaaaaaaacaaaaaaaaaaaaacattaagcgAAGAAGATTTCTATAATTTCAATTCGGTTGTACGTAGCCGCcttgaaatcaaattaaatatggaaaaagttttcttctttctttctttttttaaagaaaaaacgtAGCACTTAGTTACAAAGCTTGGTGGtaattttcttcatctttcttttcatGTCATTAGGATATATATTTTAGTGTACCTGAATtatcaaatta is a window encoding:
- the LOC133682229 gene encoding probable WRKY transcription factor 12; translation: MHQISQQEEEEEAQEGQRSFLIRMDHGERDVPNYELHVSFSTPQAIHEMGFVQFEENQVLSFLAPSQSSQISQPLNANTTTTNNTHMGFSHNDQQVGALDPKASSDENCTGNANNDGNNSWWRSSSADKNKLKVRRKLREPRFCFQTRSEVDVLDDGYKWRKYGQKVVKNSLHPRSYYRCTHNNCRVKKRVERLSEDCRMVITTYEGRHNHSPCDDSNSSEHECFSSF